One genomic window of Fusobacterium simiae includes the following:
- a CDS encoding alanyl-tRNA editing protein, with protein sequence MESKKINIKRISDKTYEVLNSPFYIDGKGGQLGDRGTISDANIIEVKENLVILDKDLENGEYSYLIDKKRREDIRQQHTAQHIFSAEAYNKFGLNTVGFRMAEGYTTVDLDQKDISKDIIEKLEELVNDDIKADIVVEEEIYTNEEAHKIENLRKAIKDKIKGDVRFIKIGDIDICACAGFHVSRTSEIEIFKLINHENIKGNYTRFYFLAGDRAKADYNKKHDIIKKLTNIFSCKDDEIIEMVDKFLKEKINLTSELKSLSMKYAELMAKDFEKTFIEYKGHKILVYNEDENLVSVLPRFIDLNKFLLLSGFDKNFSLNSNVYDCKEIISNIVKTFPTIKGGGGKNKGNIKLDKAYSRNELIELIKKGIDSNNEQ encoded by the coding sequence ATGGAAAGTAAAAAAATAAATATAAAAAGAATTTCTGATAAAACTTATGAAGTGTTAAATTCTCCTTTCTATATTGATGGTAAAGGTGGTCAATTAGGAGATAGAGGGACAATTTCTGATGCAAATATTATAGAAGTAAAAGAAAATTTAGTTATCTTAGATAAAGATTTAGAAAATGGAGAATATTCTTATCTTATTGATAAAAAAAGAAGAGAAGATATAAGACAACAACATACAGCACAACATATTTTTTCAGCTGAGGCCTATAATAAATTTGGATTAAATACTGTTGGTTTTAGAATGGCAGAAGGATATACAACTGTTGATTTGGATCAAAAAGATATTTCAAAAGACATTATAGAAAAGCTTGAAGAATTAGTAAATGATGATATAAAAGCTGATATTGTTGTTGAAGAAGAAATTTATACAAATGAAGAAGCACATAAAATTGAAAATCTTAGAAAAGCTATTAAGGATAAAATAAAAGGTGATGTAAGATTTATAAAAATTGGAGATATAGATATTTGTGCCTGTGCAGGATTCCACGTTTCAAGGACTTCTGAAATAGAAATCTTCAAACTTATAAATCACGAAAATATTAAAGGAAACTATACAAGATTTTATTTTTTAGCTGGGGATAGAGCTAAGGCTGATTATAATAAAAAACATGATATAATAAAGAAATTGACTAATATATTTTCTTGTAAAGATGATGAAATCATAGAAATGGTAGACAAATTCTTAAAAGAAAAAATTAATCTAACATCAGAGCTAAAATCTTTAAGTATGAAATATGCAGAACTTATGGCTAAGGATTTTGAAAAAACTTTTATAGAATATAAAGGACATAAAATTTTAGTTTATAATGAAGATGAAAATTTAGTATCTGTTTTACCTAGATTTATTGATTTAAATAAATTTTTATTATTAAGTGGTTTTGATAAAAACTTTTCTTTAAATTCAAATGTCTATGATTGTAAGGAAATAATTTCAAATATTGTTAAAACTTTTCCTACCATAAAAGGTGGAGGAGGAAAAAATAAAGGAAATATTAAGCTAGATAAAGCATATAGTAGAAATGAACTTATAGAATTAATAAAAAAAGGAATTGATAGTAATAATGAACAATGA
- a CDS encoding LOG family protein, whose product MRKKNVTVYCGASFGVDKSYKEVTKKLGEWIGKNNYNLVYGGGKSGLMGLIADSVLENGGKVTGIITHFLSEREVAHEGITKLIQVDTMSERKKKMADLADVFIALPGGPGTLEEITEVVSWAVLALHPCPCIFFNFDNYYNHIRDFYDLMVEKGYMKKEARDKILFTDSFEEIEKFIATYKPPKAREYHGE is encoded by the coding sequence ATGAGAAAGAAAAATGTTACAGTTTATTGTGGAGCTTCTTTTGGAGTTGATAAATCATATAAGGAAGTGACTAAAAAACTTGGAGAATGGATAGGAAAAAATAATTATAATCTTGTGTATGGTGGAGGAAAATCTGGTTTAATGGGATTAATTGCTGACTCTGTTCTTGAAAATGGGGGAAAAGTAACAGGAATTATAACTCATTTTTTATCAGAAAGAGAAGTTGCACATGAAGGTATAACAAAACTTATTCAGGTGGATACAATGTCTGAAAGAAAAAAGAAAATGGCAGATTTAGCAGATGTTTTTATAGCCTTACCAGGAGGACCAGGAACTTTAGAGGAAATAACTGAAGTTGTATCTTGGGCGGTTCTAGCTTTACATCCATGTCCTTGTATATTTTTTAATTTTGATAATTACTATAATCATATTAGAGACTTTTATGATTTAATGGTAGAAAAAGGCTATATGAAAAAAGAAGCTAGAGATAAAATTTTATTTACTGATTCATTTGAAGAAATTGAAAAATTTATTGCAACTTATAAGCCACCTAAGGCAAGAGAATACCATGGAGAATAA
- a CDS encoding YeiH family protein, which yields MNKLYGIVLCLLLALPAWKLGKFFPLIGGPVFGIIIGIIIAILLKNRTRFDSGINFVSKKVLQYAVILLGFGLNLQTVISVGSSSLPIIISTISISLIVAYILAKVINIPTKIATLIGVGSSICGGSAIAATAPVIDAHDDEIAQAISVIFLFNVIAALIFPSLGEMLNFSNRGFALFAGTAVNDTSSVTAAASAWDSIHNTGTLVLDSATIIKLTRTLAIIPITLFLAIYNSKKNLNTNKFSLKKIFPMFIIYFILASIITTIYNYFIDTGIISKNFSITINNIFSFLKHLSKFFIIMAMVAIGLNTNIKKLIFSGAKPLTLGFCCWLAISLVSIGLQKILEIF from the coding sequence ATGAATAAATTATATGGAATTGTTTTATGTTTATTACTTGCTTTACCTGCTTGGAAGTTGGGAAAATTTTTTCCTCTTATAGGTGGACCAGTTTTTGGAATTATTATTGGTATAATTATAGCTATTTTATTAAAAAATAGAACTAGATTTGATTCTGGAATTAATTTTGTTTCAAAAAAAGTTTTACAATATGCTGTTATACTTTTAGGATTTGGTTTAAATTTACAAACTGTTATTTCAGTTGGAAGTAGCTCTTTGCCAATAATCATTTCAACTATAAGTATATCATTGATAGTAGCATATATTTTAGCAAAAGTTATTAATATTCCCACTAAGATTGCAACACTTATAGGTGTAGGTTCCTCAATTTGTGGTGGTTCAGCCATTGCAGCAACTGCACCAGTTATAGATGCACATGATGATGAAATTGCACAAGCCATATCTGTAATTTTTTTGTTTAATGTAATTGCAGCTTTAATATTTCCAAGTCTTGGAGAGATGTTAAATTTTTCTAATAGAGGTTTTGCTCTCTTTGCAGGTACAGCTGTAAACGATACTTCATCTGTTACAGCTGCAGCTTCAGCTTGGGATAGTATACATAATACAGGAACTCTAGTTTTAGATTCTGCCACAATAATAAAACTTACAAGAACACTTGCTATAATACCAATTACTTTATTTTTAGCAATATATAATTCTAAAAAAAATTTAAATACTAATAAATTTTCATTGAAAAAAATTTTTCCAATGTTTATAATATATTTTATATTAGCCTCAATTATTACAACAATTTACAATTACTTTATTGATACTGGGATAATTTCTAAAAATTTTTCTATAACAATAAATAATATTTTTTCTTTCTTAAAACATTTAAGCAAATTTTTTATAATTATGGCAATGGTGGCTATCGGTTTAAATACTAATATTAAAAAGCTTATATTTTCTGGTGCAAAACCTTTAACACTTGGATTTTGTTGCTGGCTTGCAATAAGTTTAGTTAGTATAGGATTACAAAAAATCCTTGAAATATTTTAA
- the rlmN gene encoding 23S rRNA (adenine(2503)-C(2))-methyltransferase RlmN — translation MNNEKINILNLTQEELTELLVSLELKKFYGKEVFIWLHKKITRSFDDMTNLSLKDREILKEKTYIPFFNLLKYQVSKLDKTEKFLFELEDGGTIETVLLRHKDSKNREIRNTLCVSSQVGCPVKCSFCATGQSGYMRNLSVSEILNQIYTVERRLRKKGETLNNLVFMGMGEPLLNIDNLAKSLSIISNENGINISKRKITISTSGVVPGIEKILLEKIPIELAISLHSAINEKRDKIIPINKNFPLEDLSAVLIEYQKQTKRRITFEYILIDNFNISENDANALADFIHQFDHIVNLIPYNEVEGVEHTRPSVKKIDKFYNYLKNVRKVNVTLRQEKGSDIDGACGQLRQRNKKGDN, via the coding sequence ATGAACAATGAAAAAATTAATATTTTAAATCTAACTCAGGAGGAGTTGACAGAACTTTTAGTGTCTTTAGAATTAAAAAAATTCTATGGAAAAGAAGTTTTTATCTGGTTACATAAAAAGATTACTAGAAGTTTTGATGATATGACTAATCTTTCTTTAAAAGATAGAGAAATCTTAAAAGAAAAAACTTATATACCATTTTTTAACCTTTTAAAATATCAAGTTTCTAAGTTAGATAAGACGGAAAAATTTTTGTTTGAGTTAGAAGATGGAGGTACAATAGAAACTGTACTTTTAAGACATAAAGATTCAAAAAATAGAGAAATTAGAAACACACTTTGTGTTTCATCACAAGTTGGTTGTCCTGTAAAATGCAGCTTTTGTGCAACAGGGCAAAGTGGATATATGAGAAATTTATCAGTGAGTGAAATTTTAAATCAAATTTACACAGTTGAAAGAAGACTTAGAAAAAAGGGAGAAACTTTAAATAATTTAGTATTCATGGGTATGGGAGAACCTCTTTTAAATATTGATAATTTAGCTAAGTCACTTAGTATAATTTCTAATGAAAATGGAATCAATATTTCAAAAAGAAAAATTACAATTTCAACTTCTGGGGTAGTCCCAGGAATAGAAAAGATTTTATTAGAAAAAATTCCAATAGAGCTTGCAATCTCTTTACATAGTGCAATAAATGAAAAAAGAGATAAAATAATTCCAATAAATAAGAATTTCCCATTAGAAGATCTGTCAGCTGTTTTAATTGAATATCAAAAACAAACAAAGCGAAGAATTACTTTTGAATATATTTTAATTGATAATTTTAATATTTCAGAAAATGATGCTAATGCTTTAGCTGATTTTATACATCAATTTGACCATATAGTAAATTTGATACCATATAATGAAGTAGAAGGAGTGGAACATACTAGACCTTCTGTTAAAAAAATTGATAAGTTCTATAACTATTTAAAAAATGTTAGAAAAGTTAATGTAACTCTAAGACAAGAAAAAGGTAGTGATATAGATGGAGCTTGTGGACAACTTAGACAAAGAAATAAAAAAGGGGATAATTAA
- the plsY gene encoding glycerol-3-phosphate 1-O-acyltransferase PlsY encodes MTFFCLIILTYFIGAIPSGVWIGKIFKNIDVRDYGSKNSGATNSYRVLGAKLGVAVLVMDVLKGFIPLYIASKFNLEYNDLVILGLVAILAHTFSCFISFKGGKGVATSLGVFLFLIPVITLILLIIFILVVYFTKYISLGSITAAFLLPIFTFFTHRDSYLFALSVVIGVFVIYRHKTNISRLLSGTENKFKF; translated from the coding sequence ATGACTTTTTTTTGTTTAATAATACTCACATATTTTATAGGAGCAATTCCAAGTGGAGTATGGATAGGAAAAATTTTTAAAAATATTGATGTTAGAGATTATGGAAGTAAAAATAGTGGAGCTACAAATTCATATAGAGTTTTAGGAGCAAAATTAGGTGTAGCTGTTTTAGTAATGGATGTATTAAAAGGATTTATTCCTTTATATATTGCTAGTAAATTTAATTTAGAATACAATGATTTAGTTATACTAGGTTTAGTAGCAATTTTGGCTCATACCTTCTCTTGCTTTATATCTTTTAAAGGCGGAAAAGGAGTTGCAACAAGTTTAGGAGTATTCCTATTCTTAATACCAGTTATAACTTTGATATTGTTAATAATTTTTATTTTAGTAGTTTATTTTACTAAATATATATCATTAGGCTCAATAACAGCAGCTTTTCTATTGCCAATTTTTACTTTTTTTACTCATAGAGACTCGTACCTATTTGCACTATCAGTTGTAATAGGAGTATTTGTTATATATAGGCATAAAACAAATATTTCAAGATTACTTAGTGGAACAGAAAATAAATTCAAATTTTAA
- a CDS encoding cold-shock protein yields MKGTVKWFNKEKGFGFITGEDGKDVFAHFSQIQKEGFKELFEGQKVEFEITEGQKGPQASNIVVVE; encoded by the coding sequence ATGAAAGGTACTGTAAAATGGTTTAACAAAGAAAAAGGATTTGGATTTATCACTGGAGAAGATGGAAAAGATGTTTTTGCTCATTTCTCTCAAATCCAAAAAGAAGGATTTAAAGAATTATTTGAAGGACAAAAAGTAGAATTTGAAATTACTGAAGGACAAAAAGGCCCTCAAGCATCAAATATAGTTGTTGTAGAATAG
- a CDS encoding transglycosylase domain-containing protein, with protein sequence MKKILILLLKFIGALFIVGVIGVFAIIIKYRLELPNIQSMVEDYKPQMATIIYDKNNNVVDTLSVEAREVVKLEDISPYVKDAFLAIEDKQFYSHHGLNFKGITRAVLTTFVKGRATQGGSSITQQLAKNAFLTPEKTFSRKVKEAILTYQIERTYTKDEILERYLNEIYFGSGSYGIRNAAEQYFKKNVKDLNIAESALLAGIPNRPTKYDPNRNLENALSRQKIILKEMYRDGRITKEQYDEALAYKFELENEDNVKNVPANTSIIYNKRTKNTYKNPELTTIVEDYLAEIYDEEQIYTSGLKIYTTIDLDYQKVAKDTFNSYEYFKNKDINGAMITLDPFTGGIISVVGGKNFKAGNFDRATMARRQLGSSFKPFVYLEALENGFETYSVVVNDFVAFGKWAPRNFDGRYTYNSTLVNSLNLSLNVPAVKLLDAVTVDKFKEAIGDNVKLTSEVKDLTAALGSVDSTPVNVAANFSIFVNGGYTVKPNIIREIRDNQDILIYVADIEKTKVFDSVDVSAITAMLKTVVSNGTATRARVVDKAGRPIQQGGKTGTTNEHRTAWFVGITPEYVTVCYIGRDDNKPMYGKTTGGSAVAPMWAKYYQTLINKGLYTPGKFEFLENYLETGDLVKQNIDIYSGLLDGPNSKEFTVRKGRLQVESAAKYKNGIASVFGLDGNVTSGAGIDMSDGMIIDTGSEEGAGTEGSTGEGTTETRTPNTPTTSTGGNTSPTQQNNSNDKDSDSLIDRLLGD encoded by the coding sequence ATGAAAAAAATACTTATTCTTTTATTAAAATTTATAGGAGCATTATTTATTGTAGGAGTGATAGGAGTTTTTGCAATAATTATAAAATATAGATTAGAATTGCCAAATATTCAAAGTATGGTTGAAGACTATAAACCACAAATGGCAACAATTATCTATGATAAAAATAATAATGTTGTTGATACTCTGTCTGTTGAAGCAAGAGAAGTTGTTAAACTTGAGGATATTTCTCCCTATGTAAAAGATGCTTTCTTAGCTATTGAAGATAAACAATTTTATTCTCACCATGGTTTAAATTTCAAAGGAATAACAAGGGCAGTTCTTACAACTTTTGTAAAAGGAAGAGCAACCCAAGGTGGAAGTTCTATAACTCAACAATTAGCTAAAAATGCCTTCTTAACACCTGAAAAAACATTTTCAAGAAAGGTAAAAGAAGCTATTTTAACTTATCAAATTGAAAGAACATATACAAAAGATGAAATTTTAGAAAGATATTTAAATGAAATATATTTTGGTTCAGGTTCTTATGGTATAAGAAATGCAGCAGAACAATATTTTAAAAAAAATGTTAAAGACTTAAATATTGCTGAATCCGCTTTACTTGCAGGTATACCAAATAGACCTACAAAGTATGACCCAAACAGAAATTTAGAAAATGCTTTAAGCAGACAAAAAATAATTTTAAAAGAAATGTATAGAGATGGAAGAATCACAAAAGAACAATATGATGAAGCCTTAGCATATAAATTTGAGCTTGAAAATGAAGATAATGTTAAAAATGTACCTGCCAATACTTCAATAATTTATAATAAGAGAACTAAAAATACATATAAAAATCCTGAGCTTACAACAATAGTTGAAGATTACTTAGCAGAAATTTATGATGAAGAACAAATCTATACTTCTGGATTAAAGATTTATACAACTATTGACTTAGACTATCAAAAAGTGGCTAAGGACACATTTAATAGTTACGAATATTTTAAAAATAAAGATATAAATGGGGCTATGATTACCTTAGACCCATTCACTGGTGGAATTATATCAGTGGTAGGCGGTAAGAATTTCAAAGCAGGTAACTTTGATAGAGCAACTATGGCAAGAAGACAATTAGGGTCATCATTCAAACCATTTGTTTATTTAGAAGCATTAGAAAATGGTTTTGAAACTTATTCTGTTGTAGTAAATGACTTTGTTGCCTTTGGAAAATGGGCACCTAGAAACTTTGATGGTAGATATACATATAACAGTACACTTGTAAATTCATTAAATCTATCTCTAAATGTTCCAGCAGTAAAATTATTAGATGCAGTAACTGTTGATAAATTTAAAGAAGCTATTGGAGATAATGTAAAGTTAACATCAGAAGTTAAAGATTTAACTGCTGCACTTGGTTCTGTTGACAGTACACCAGTAAATGTTGCAGCTAACTTCTCTATTTTTGTAAATGGTGGATATACAGTAAAACCTAATATCATAAGAGAAATTAGGGATAACCAAGATATACTTATCTATGTTGCTGACATAGAAAAAACAAAAGTTTTTGATAGTGTTGATGTAAGTGCAATAACTGCTATGTTAAAAACAGTTGTTAGTAATGGTACAGCTACAAGAGCAAGAGTTGTTGATAAAGCAGGTAGGCCTATACAACAAGGTGGAAAAACAGGAACAACTAACGAACATAGAACTGCTTGGTTTGTTGGAATAACTCCTGAATATGTAACAGTTTGCTATATAGGTAGAGATGATAATAAACCTATGTATGGAAAAACAACAGGAGGTAGTGCTGTTGCACCTATGTGGGCTAAGTATTATCAAACTCTTATAAATAAAGGACTATATACTCCTGGAAAATTTGAATTCTTAGAAAATTATTTAGAAACTGGGGACTTAGTAAAACAAAATATAGATATCTACTCAGGTTTATTAGATGGACCTAATAGTAAAGAATTTACTGTAAGAAAAGGTAGATTACAAGTTGAAAGTGCTGCTAAATATAAAAATGGTATTGCTTCTGTCTTTGGTTTAGATGGGAATGTAACAAGTGGAGCAGGTATAGATATGTCTGATGGAATGATAATTGATACTGGAAGTGAAGAAGGAGCAGGTACAGAAGGAAGTACAGGTGAAGGAACTACTGAAACTAGAACTCCTAATACTCCTACTACTTCAACAGGAGGAAATACTTCACCTACTCAACAAAATAATTCTAATGACAAAGATAGTGATAGCCTGATAGACAGACTTTTAGGAGATTAA
- a CDS encoding AbrB family transcriptional regulator encodes MNIINLTLTLIIAILGGYLADKKKVPAAYMLGALFLVAIFNIVFNRAFLPNYFKFITQIATGTFIGSKFRSEDVKMLKKVIIPGMTMVVLMIAFSFLLSYLMSTFLGIDTLTSFFATAPGGIMDISLIAYDFKANTSQVALLQLIRLISVIAFVPFFTKKCYERNKKRIISFEQEIKNEIKEEEKIESKKEKSLFFTIIIGIIGGIIGYYSKIPAGTMSCSMALVAYFNVKTQKAYMPLPLRKVIQSFGGALIGARVTLSDVIALKNLIFPIILIIVGFCLMNVLVGFFLYKTTKFSLPTALLSASPGGMSDISLMAEDLGANGPQVASMQFLRAIFIVGVYPIIIKILFA; translated from the coding sequence ATGAATATAATTAATTTAACACTCACATTAATTATAGCAATTTTAGGTGGATATTTAGCTGATAAAAAGAAAGTTCCTGCTGCATATATGCTTGGAGCATTGTTCTTGGTTGCTATTTTCAACATAGTTTTTAATAGAGCTTTCTTACCAAATTATTTTAAATTTATAACTCAAATTGCAACAGGTACATTTATAGGTTCTAAGTTTCGTTCAGAAGATGTTAAAATGTTAAAGAAAGTTATTATCCCTGGTATGACTATGGTTGTATTGATGATAGCTTTTAGTTTTTTACTTTCATATTTAATGTCAACTTTTTTAGGAATAGATACTCTTACTTCTTTTTTTGCAACAGCTCCTGGTGGGATTATGGATATTTCACTTATTGCCTATGATTTTAAGGCTAACACTTCACAAGTTGCCTTATTACAACTTATTAGATTGATTTCAGTTATTGCTTTCGTTCCTTTTTTTACAAAAAAATGCTATGAAAGAAATAAAAAGAGAATTATTAGTTTTGAGCAAGAAATAAAAAATGAAATTAAAGAAGAAGAAAAAATTGAGAGTAAAAAAGAAAAATCTTTGTTTTTCACAATTATAATTGGAATTATTGGTGGGATTATTGGATATTATTCTAAAATACCTGCTGGAACTATGAGTTGTTCTATGGCTTTAGTTGCATATTTCAATGTAAAAACTCAAAAAGCATATATGCCTTTACCTCTTAGAAAAGTTATTCAATCCTTTGGAGGAGCTTTAATAGGAGCAAGGGTTACACTATCTGATGTAATTGCATTAAAAAATTTAATTTTTCCTATTATTTTAATAATTGTTGGATTTTGTTTAATGAATGTTTTAGTTGGATTTTTCTTGTATAAAACAACTAAATTTTCACTACCAACAGCCTTACTTTCTGCTTCACCTGGTGGAATGTCAGATATTTCATTGATGGCAGAAGATTTAGGGGCAAATGGACCACAGGTTGCCTCTATGCAATTTTTAAGAGCCATTTTTATTGTTGGAGTTTATCCAATTATAATTAAAATTTTATTTGCTTAA
- the dnaN gene encoding DNA polymerase III subunit beta codes for MHIKVNRQNFLLAIRTVEKSVKENKIKPILSCIYAKVKGNKIYFTGTNLDTTIKTSIDVDEVIKEGEIAFSYSIVDEYLKEIKDEFVVLRVENGNILFIETEDSITEYDVHSTEDYPNTFENVNLNENNFKFEMPSQELVNIFEKVLFSADTPDNIAMNCIRIENILKHLHFVSTNTYRLTFLKKDIGKDIPDFSVSVPADTISSIIKIIKGLDNEVIKVYKEDAHLYFQYKDTMIITKLIELRFPNYAEILSNISYDKKLYINNEKLTNLLKRILIFSRSNTESKYSSTYEFKHGEENQNKMAISALNEIARINENLDVNFEGEDLKISLNSKYLLEFIQNIPKEKELVLEFMYSNSAVKVYEKDNDDYIYILMPLALRD; via the coding sequence ATGCATATTAAAGTTAATAGACAAAATTTTTTATTAGCAATTAGAACCGTTGAAAAATCAGTAAAGGAAAATAAAATTAAACCAATACTTTCTTGTATTTATGCTAAGGTTAAAGGAAATAAAATATATTTTACAGGAACAAATTTAGATACAACAATAAAAACTTCTATTGATGTAGATGAAGTTATAAAAGAAGGAGAAATAGCATTTTCTTATTCTATAGTTGATGAATATTTAAAAGAAATAAAAGATGAGTTTGTTGTTTTAAGAGTTGAAAATGGAAATATCTTATTTATTGAAACTGAAGATTCAATAACAGAATATGATGTACACAGTACAGAAGATTATCCTAATACTTTTGAAAATGTTAACCTAAATGAAAATAATTTTAAATTTGAAATGCCCAGTCAAGAATTAGTAAATATATTTGAAAAAGTTTTATTTTCAGCTGATACACCTGATAATATTGCTATGAATTGTATTAGAATTGAAAATATTTTAAAACATTTACATTTTGTATCGACTAACACTTATCGTTTGACTTTCTTAAAAAAGGATATAGGAAAAGATATTCCAGATTTTTCAGTTAGTGTTCCTGCTGATACAATTTCATCAATAATTAAAATTATAAAAGGTTTAGATAATGAAGTAATAAAAGTATATAAAGAAGATGCTCATTTATATTTTCAATATAAAGATACTATGATAATTACAAAGCTAATAGAATTAAGATTCCCTAATTATGCTGAAATATTATCAAATATATCTTATGACAAAAAATTATATATAAATAATGAAAAATTAACTAATTTATTAAAAAGAATTTTAATTTTCTCAAGAAGTAATACTGAATCAAAATATTCATCAACTTATGAATTTAAACATGGTGAAGAAAATCAAAATAAAATGGCTATTTCTGCTTTAAATGAAATTGCTAGAATAAATGAAAACCTAGATGTAAATTTTGAAGGAGAAGATTTAAAAATATCTTTAAATTCTAAATATCTGTTAGAATTTATTCAAAATATTCCTAAAGAAAAAGAATTGGTTTTAGAGTTTATGTACTCTAATTCAGCAGTAAAAGTATATGAAAAAGATAATGATGATTATATTTATATATTAATGCCATTAGCATTAAGAGATTAA